The following coding sequences are from one Triticum aestivum cultivar Chinese Spring chromosome 5A, IWGSC CS RefSeq v2.1, whole genome shotgun sequence window:
- the LOC123104029 gene encoding cyclin-D4-1, translating into MAPSYEMAASILLCAEDSSSIFGFGDEQEAAAGARASGSPYCGGELAVEFPLPSEECVARWVATEAEHMPREDYAERLRAGGVDLRVRVDAVDWIWKVHTYYGFGPVTACLALNYMDRFLSLYQIPEGKAWMTQLLSVACLSLAAKMDETSVPQSIDLQAVDARYVFEAKTIQRMELLVLSTLKWRMQAVTPFSYLDYFLHQLCGGNAPSRQAVRDATELILCISGGTSCLEFRPSEIAATVAAAVAGEEHAGHKPACCTHVDKERVLSCHEAMIQATGAAVPPPKTAGLMGRAYSPAMSAPRSPTGVLDLDAGYLSCTSEGASTATTTASSPPASSGFDSSPVSSKRRKISR; encoded by the exons ATGGCTCCCAGCTACGAGATGGCCGCCTCCATCCTGCTCTGCGCCGAGGACAGCAGCAGCATCTTCGgcttcggcgacgagcaggaggcggcggcgggagcgaGGGCGAGCGGGTCGCCGTACTGCGGCGGCGAGCTGGCCGTAGAGTTCCCGCTGCCGTCCGAGGAGTGCGTGGCCCGCTGGGTGGCGACGGAGGCGGAGCACATGCCCAGGGAGGACTACGCGGAGCGGCTCCGCGCCGGGGGCGTGGATCTCCGCGTGCGGGTGGACGCCGTCGACTGGATATGGAAG GTTCATACGTACTACGGCTTTGGCCCTGTGACTGCCTGCTTGGCCCTCAACTACATGGACCGCTTCCTCTCGCTCTACCAAATACCG GAGGGCAAGGCTTGGATGACACAGCTGCTATCGGTGGCCTGTTTGTCTCTTGCTGCCAAGATGGACGAAACATCCGTGCCTCAGTCCATCGACCTGCAG GCCGTGGACGCGCGGTACGTGTTCGAGGCGAAGACGATCCAGAGGATGGAGCTGCTGGTCCTGAGCACGCTCAAATGGCGGATGCAGGCCGTCACCCCCTTCTCCTACCTCGACTACTTCCTCCACCAGCTGTGCGGCGGCAATGCGCCGTCGAGGCAGGCCGTCCGGGACGCCACGGAGCTCATCCTCTGCATCTCCGGAG GGACGAGCTGCCTGGAGTTCCGGCCCTCGGAGATCGCCGCGACGGTGGCCGCCGCCGTGGCCGGGGAAGAGCACGCCGGCCACAAGCCGGCCTGCTGCACCCACGTAGATAAG GAGCGGGTGTTGAGTTGCCATGAAGCCATGATTCAGGCCACCGGCGCCGCCGTGCCGCCACCTAAAACCGCAGGCCTGATGGGCAGAGCCTACTCCCCCGCCATGTCTGCCCCCCGGAGCCCCACCGGGGTGCTGGACCTGGACGCCGGCTACCTCAGCTGCACAAGCGAGGGCGCCAGCACGGCGACCACCACGGCATCGTCGCCGCCCGCGAGCTCTGGCTTCGACAGCTCCCCGGTCAGCAGCAAGAGGAGGAAGATCAGCAGATGA